The DNA sequence AAGTGTGAAAGTCCATAACTTACCCCTAACTTTACATAATATATATTATGCCCATTTGATAGATCAACGCGCCTGGGGTTTGGCGAAGAGCATTTGGGCGTCCCCTATCGTTCGTTCCGCGAACCCCGCCTCGCAGTACCGAAAGTAGAAGTCGTACATGCGCAGGAACTCCCCGGAGTATCCAAGCTCCTTCGCCGCGTCCCAGTTCCGCCGCAAGGCCTCCGCCCACAGCTGCAGCGTGCGCACGTAGTGACTGCCGATATCTTCCATGCGCACGAGGCGGAAGTCCGTCCGCCGGCGCACCGCGCCCATGATCGCCTCGACCGACGGCAGAAAACCTCCCGGAAAAATGTAGCGCTTGATGAAGTCCACGCGCCTGACCGCTTCCCGGTACGCCTGATCGGCAATCGTTATGGCCTGCAGCGCCATCAGGCCGTCGGGCTTCAGCAACTCGCTGCAGCGGTTGAAGAACAGGTCCAGGTACTGGGCGCCCACCGCTTCAATCATTTCAATGGATATCAGCCGGTCGAACTGCCCCCCGGTGTCCCTGTAGTCCTGCATCCGGATTTCCACCAGATCTTCAAGACCCGCAGCCTTTACCCTCTCCGAGGCTTCCGCGTGTTGCCGCTCGGAAATCGTGATGCTCACCACCCTGCAGCCGTATTTCCGCGCCATGTGGATAGCGCAGGCGCCCCAGCCGCTGCCGATCTCCAGGACCCGCAGACCGGGTTTCAGTTGCAGTATTTCGCACAAACGGTCCAGCTTTGCGATCGAGGCCTCTTCCAGGCTTGCGTCCTCGGACGGGAAAAATGCGCAGGAATACAACATGGTGGGATCGAGAAACAACTGAAAGAAGTCGTTCCCTACGTCGTAATGCGCCGCAATGTTGCGTCGCGAACCGGAGCGGGTATTGCGCCGCAGAGCGTGCCCTATCCAGCGTGGAATGGCGCCCAGCGCCGACAATTGGCCTCCCAGGCCCTCAGCCACATCCTGATCGCGCAGCATCAGCCTGAGCAGGCCGGCCAGGTCCGGAGAGCGCCACTGGCCGTCCATGAAAGACTCCGCCGCGCCCAGCGCGCCACCTGTCGCGATCGTCCGCCAGCAGGCGCTGTCCAGCACTTCGAGCGTAGCCTGCGGAAGATCGCCTGAATTGCCCTGCCCGCCCAGAATCCGCCTGTGGCCTGCCTCCAACACTTCCAGCCGGCCATTCTCAAGCCGGCTCAGGCGCTTCTGCACCGGTCGCCGCCACATTGAGGCGGGCAGATCGGCCTTCCCCTGCGCGTTCATGATCCCGGATGCGCTAGCGGCTTGACGCCCTTCAACCACAGGCGCAGGGCATTGAGATGGATGCGCAACGTAACGTTGGCGGTCATCAACGGGTAGCGCAACAGGCTGCGTGCCAGCACGTCGCCCGTGACCGGCCGCCGGGTCAGCGCCAGGCTGGTCTGAAGGGTGGCCTCGTCCTCCCGAAGCACTTCGATGCTCAGCGACAGCCGCTCGCCGGGCGAGCCTGCCCAGCAGCGGTACGACATGTCCATGGGAATGAAGGGTGAGACGTGCATTTCCTTAGCGATTTCAAATACCTGCCCTCTCCCTCCAGATTTTGCCTCAGTAACGGGCAGGACGTAGCACACGCGCTCCTTCCAGGGGGTGTTGCTCACCTCCAGCACATAGCAGCGGGGCTTCGCGCTGACCCTGTCGAAGCAGTAATAGACCGAGATCGGGTTGAAGATGTAGCCGAAATACCGCAGGTGCGTCAGCAGCCGCACCGGTCCGTCCAGGCGCAGGCCGCTCCGCTCACGCACCAGCGCCCGCACCCCCTCGGCGAGGTCGTCGCAGTTTCCGTCCAGGTGGTCGCTCGGCAAAAAGCGCGCAATCGCCGGTCGCCGCGTGGACCACAACCACCTGCCGGAGAAAACCTGGTCCAGCTCGTCCAGGTCCACGTACGCCATGAACAGGCGGTACTGAAAAGCGTGCCTAGCCGGCCTGTGCCGGATATGCCTGACCCAACCCTCGTAGATCGCGCTGTGCATATGCGAATTTTGCCTGAATCTCCG is a window from the Gammaproteobacteria bacterium genome containing:
- a CDS encoding class I SAM-dependent methyltransferase yields the protein MNAQGKADLPASMWRRPVQKRLSRLENGRLEVLEAGHRRILGGQGNSGDLPQATLEVLDSACWRTIATGGALGAAESFMDGQWRSPDLAGLLRLMLRDQDVAEGLGGQLSALGAIPRWIGHALRRNTRSGSRRNIAAHYDVGNDFFQLFLDPTMLYSCAFFPSEDASLEEASIAKLDRLCEILQLKPGLRVLEIGSGWGACAIHMARKYGCRVVSITISERQHAEASERVKAAGLEDLVEIRMQDYRDTGGQFDRLISIEMIEAVGAQYLDLFFNRCSELLKPDGLMALQAITIADQAYREAVRRVDFIKRYIFPGGFLPSVEAIMGAVRRRTDFRLVRMEDIGSHYVRTLQLWAEALRRNWDAAKELGYSGEFLRMYDFYFRYCEAGFAERTIGDAQMLFAKPQAR
- a CDS encoding DUF1365 domain-containing protein; this translates as MHSAIYEGWVRHIRHRPARHAFQYRLFMAYVDLDELDQVFSGRWLWSTRRPAIARFLPSDHLDGNCDDLAEGVRALVRERSGLRLDGPVRLLTHLRYFGYIFNPISVYYCFDRVSAKPRCYVLEVSNTPWKERVCYVLPVTEAKSGGRGQVFEIAKEMHVSPFIPMDMSYRCWAGSPGERLSLSIEVLREDEATLQTSLALTRRPVTGDVLARSLLRYPLMTANVTLRIHLNALRLWLKGVKPLAHPGS